Part of the Candidatus Thiothrix putei genome, GAGCAACCGCATTGAGCAACTGGATTACCCGACAGCAAAATCCCTCGGATTGCCCGTGGGGTCGGGCGAAATAGAAAGTGCACACCGTTACATCATCCAGCAACGCTTAAAAAAATCGGGGGCATGGTGGAAAAGTGATAATGCGGCGGATATGTTGGCGTTGAGGGTCATGCGGGGAAACCAGCAATGGAAGCATTATTGGCGAAACACCGCTGAGGCGGCATGAGGTTTACCGCACTTTTGTTCACACCCCGGTACAGATGCTCAATCGGGTATTCGCCGTGGGTTTGCGCCGTGTTGGTCAGTTGCGCATTGAACCAGCGGAAATGCTTGTCAGAACGGGGATCAGTAGCAACTTTCACTTGGGTATCGCTGGCAGCCACGTACAGAAACGGTAGTCGATACAGGCTATTGTTCAAATCGCGGGTCAAGAAACTGCTGTGAATCGCATCATCGACGAATTGCCCTTCATCCTCGTGCTTGAGTTCCACCACAATGATTGGCAAGCCATTCAGCCACAGCACCAGATCGACGCGCTCATCATTGTTGGGATTGTAACGGTATTCTTTTTTGTAGCTAAAACGGTTGTGCCGGTAATGCTGGTGTTGCAATTCGCTGGTGGC contains:
- a CDS encoding type I restriction endonuclease, with the translated sequence MPSNKETLFQNHICAFLKREHGYHALTKAELPPQDFHIIESHLLAFIQATQPDRCAELHAVFGLKTDDEIIRTLKQACAKAKPLWLIMREGLQVRGVKFELYKPKPRSATSELQHQHYRHNRFSYKKEYRYNPNNDERVDLVLWLNGLPIIVVELKHEDEGQFVDDAIHSSFLTRDLNNSLYRLPFLYVAASDTQVKVATDPRSDKHFRWFNAQLTNTAQTHGEYPIEHLYRGVNKSAVNLMPPQRCFANNASIAGFPA